Proteins co-encoded in one Apteryx mantelli isolate bAptMan1 chromosome 4, bAptMan1.hap1, whole genome shotgun sequence genomic window:
- the LOC136991774 gene encoding olfactory receptor 5F1-like, with amino-acid sequence MYFFLSNLSFLDICSSCTISPKMLLDLSEKHKAISFAGCLMQFYFYAFFATSEVYLLAAMVYDRYMAICSPLLYGVVMSPGLCMCLVAGCYLAGLLNAIIHTSGLLQLSFCGPHIINNFYCDVPPLLVLSSTDTWLNEVVMIVFVGFNVITTNLLIVASYAHIAVTIVRMNSAEGRRKACSTCASHLAAVTIFYVSAAVSYMQPSSMNSVESRKISSIFYIIIVPMLNPLIYSLRNKEVKHATINIISRKMYF; translated from the coding sequence atgtactttttcctcagtaacttGTCCTTCTTAGACATTTGCAGTTCCTGCACCATCAGCCCCAAAATGCTGTtggacctttcagaaaaacacaaagccatttcttttgctggctgcCTCATGCAGTTTTACTTCTATGCTTTTTTTGCCACATCTGAAGTCTACCTTCTGGCTGCCATGGTGTATGACCGCTACATGGccatctgcagccccctgctctaCGGGGTCGTCATGTCTCCTGGACTCTGCATGTGCCTGGTTGCTGGGTGCTACCTCGCGGGGCTGCTGAATGCCATCATACACACGAGTGGCttgctccagctctccttctgTGGTCCTCACATCATCAATAACTTCTACTGTGATGTGCCCCCATTGCTTGTTCTCTCCTCCACTGACACATGGCTCAACGAGGTTGTGATgattgtgtttgtgggcttcaaTGTGATCACCACCAACCTGCTCATTGTCGCCTCCTACGCCCACATTGCAGTGACCATTGTGAGGATGAACTCTGCTGAAGGCAGGCGCAAAGCCTgctccacctgtgcctcccacctagCAGCCGTCACCATCTTCTACGTGTCTGCTGCTGTCAGTTACATGCAACCCAGTTCAATGAACTCAGTGGAGAGCAGGAAAATTTCATCCATCTTTTATATCATTATAGTCCCCATGCTGAACCCCTTGATTTACagtctgaggaacaaggaggtgaagCATGCCACAATCAATATTATCAGCAGGAAAATGTACTTCTGA
- the LOC136991775 gene encoding olfactory receptor 5AR1-like — MIRRNRTTIDEFILLGITDIWELQVILFVLFLLIYVTTLVGNLGMIALIRLDSRLHTPMYFFLCHLSLLDLGTSSAVAPKMLVSFFAERKAVSVPGCAAQMYFCAMCIVTECYLLTAMAYDRYVAICSPLLYRVTMSQKVCVRLAVGSYMIAHGIAIAHVSSVFSLRFCGPNVINHFFCDIPPLLKLSCSSTTVNEHVLFTCITFVGLSTLTFILVSYGYILSTILRIHSSEGRYKAFSTCASHFISVSVYFGTMIFMYLRPSSIYSLNQDKVVSIAYTLVVPMLNPLIYSLRNTEVKNALKRLLERVLVSFPKKSSW, encoded by the coding sequence ATGATCAGAAGAAACAGGACAACCATTGATGAGTTCATTCTCTTGGGAATCACAGATATTTGGGAGCTGCAAGTCATTCtttttgtgctgttccttctgatCTACGTCACCACCTTGGTGGGGAATCTCGGCATGATTGCATTAATCAGGCTCGACTCTCgactccacacccccatgtacttcttcctctgccACCTCTCTCTGCTAGACCTAGGCACTTCCTCAGCAGTTGCTCCCAAAATGCTGGTGAGCTTCTTTGCAGAAAGGAAAGCCGTTTCTGTGCCAGGGTGTGCAGCTCAGATGTACTTCTGTGCGATGTGCATAGTCACTGAGTGTTACCTGCTGACTGCAATGGCCTATGACCGGTACGTGGCcatctgtagccctctgctctacAGGGTCACCATGTCTCAAAAGGTTTGTGTCCGATTGGCTGTGGGATCCTACATGATAGCCCATGGGATTGCAATAGCGCATGTCAGCTCAGTGTTCAGTTTACGCTTCTGTGGCCCTAATGTCATCAATCACTTCTTCTGTGACATTCCTCCACTACTGAAACTTTCCTGCTCCAGTACCACTGTTAACGAACACGTGCTTTTTACCTGTATTACCTTTGTTGGACTTAGCACTTTAACATTCATCCTTGTCTCTTACGGTTATATCCTCTCAACCatcctgaggatccactcctcagAGGGCAGGTACAAAGCTTTCTCCACCTGTGCCTCACACTTCATATCAGTCTCAGTTTATTTTGGAACTATGATCTTCATGTACCTCCGCCCCAGTTCTATCTACTCCCTGAACCAGGACAAAGTGGTGTCCATTGCCTAcaccctggtggtccccatgctgaaccccctcatctacagcctgaggaacacaGAAGTGAAGAATGCTCTCAAGAGGCTCCTAGAAAGAGTTCTTGTCTCATTTCCAAAAAAATCAAGCTGGTAA